The Kiritimatiellia bacterium genome segment GCCGTTAAGTCAAAGGTTGCTGTTCACAGAAAGATCAAAGCACAGCGAAAAATTGGGTTTATAAAAAGCAAACGCGGCAACCTGAAAAAACTGGTGGTCAAGGTGCTTGAGAAAGCAGGCAAGCCGTTGCGTATAGCCGAAATTTACAAAGAACTGAAAAAAGCCGGATATAAGACAACGTCCAAAAATCCAATACGGCAATTGAGCACCCGGCTTTATGGAGACAAAAACTTGAAAAGACCGTTTCCCGGAACATTTGCTCTGCAATAAGAAGCGGCAAATTATTTCCTTGTAGCAAACTGGGCCAGAAATGATATTCCGCATCAGCCAGAAACTCGGAAAGAAAATCCAGGTCGCGCCATCAAAGGCGCTCCCAGAAAATACATTATCAATTCACAAATGAATATTGAGACTTGCCCCTTACGCACGCTTGGATTATAAGATAATAGACCTGTGTCGTTTCGCAAAGCTCAACTACGCAGGGCACTCATCGCCCGGAGGGCGATGAGTGGAGGATAAGGGATATATTTAATGCAGGAAGGTTCTTTCATTGCATTTCTGCCATAAAACAAGGAGGGTTAATATGAGCTGGATCAAGGAGTTCAAGCAGTTCGCGATGCGCGGCAACGTGATGGATATGGCGATCGGCATAATCATCGGGGCGGCTTTCGGCAAAATCGTTTCCTCGCTGGTTGCGGACGTCCTGATGCCGCCGATCGGGAAAATTATGGGCAATGTGGATTTTTCCGACCTGTTCATAGTGCTGGGCACGGGAACTTATCCAACGCTGGCGGCGGCCAAGGCGGCCGGGGCCGCGACGCTTAACTACGGCATTTTTATCAATACGGTTATAGATTTCACAATCGTGGCGTTCTCCATTTTCGTGCTGGTGAAGGGCATAAACGCCATGCGTCGCCGCGAAGAGGCGAAAGTTGTTCCCCCTCCGCCGCCGGCGCCTTCAGCCGAGGAAAAGCTGCTGGCTGAAATCCGGGACCTGCTGAAAACCAACAAGTCCGCCTGATGGGCTACACGTATCGGAAGGAAAATAAATATGTTGCCTATGCATTGTGTGCGTTATTTCAGGTTGTCGTTCCTGGTTGGCCTCGTGGCTTCCATGGCGCTCGCGGCAGCCGTAGCCCCGGCTCAGGCCCCCGCCCCTGCAGCAGCGGCCGCGCAGGCGCCTGCGAAAAAGGAAGGCTGGAATTCGGAAATTAACGCGGGGCTCAACCTGACCCGCGGCAACAGCAAGACGCTCCTCGTCAATGGAGGGATTTTGTCCGAATATATAAGGAATGAAAACGAACTGCGGCTTGGCCTGCAGGGCGCTTACGGCGAAAGCGCCTTGACCGGGAACAGCGCTTCAAACAAAACGGAGCAGACGACCGTTCAGAATGCCAAGGGCACCGCCGATTACCGGCGTCTGTTCAGCGAGCGTGATTACGGTTACGCCAACGGTGAATTGATGCATGATGCCATCGCCGGTATTGATTACCGCCTGATCATGGGTCCCGGAGTCGGGCGCTATTTCCTGAAGAGCGATCTACAGAAGCTGAGCGCCGAAGCAGGCGTGGCCTACGTGCGCCAGCGGCGGGAGGGCGACATCAACAACACCGTCAACCTGCGCGTGGCCCAGCGCTACGAAATCAAGTTCTTGGAGAAGTCCAAGCTCTGGGAGTCGGTGGAGCTGTTGCCTGCATTCAATGACTTCAGCAACTATTTCATAAATTTTGAAATAGGTGCCGAGGCCCCAATGGCCAAAGATTTGAGCCTGCGGATCGTGCTTCAGGATCAATACAACAACCGGCCCGCCAGGGATAAGGACAAGAATGATGTGCAGCTGATCGCCGGTGTTGCATATAAGATCTAAATTGAACCTGGAAAGATACGATGCCGTTACCCGCGAAAATGGAGATAAAAAACGGAGTTTACCGTTACGGCAACCTGGAGCTTCCGCTTTACTCAGGTGAGTGGTCTTACCCGTTATAATGAAAGGCATCAATTGTGAATAATATTATTAAGAATGCTCTCCCGATAACTGCTGCATTATTACTAGGCCTGCCGGTTCAAATTAATTTCGCCGCTGAGGAAATTAATGCGTCAAATACGGTAGATAAAAACAAGGAGAAAGATATGGCTCTTTCAGGAACC includes the following:
- a CDS encoding winged helix-turn-helix domain-containing protein, whose translation is MRSELSAAQLKKALNIRTKIDKLNTRIDRLQKQLQEVLGGAAVKSKVAVHRKIKAQRKIGFIKSKRGNLKKLVVKVLEKAGKPLRIAEIYKELKKAGYKTTSKNPIRQLSTRLYGDKNLKRPFPGTFALQ
- the mscL gene encoding large-conductance mechanosensitive channel protein MscL; the protein is MSWIKEFKQFAMRGNVMDMAIGIIIGAAFGKIVSSLVADVLMPPIGKIMGNVDFSDLFIVLGTGTYPTLAAAKAAGAATLNYGIFINTVIDFTIVAFSIFVLVKGINAMRRREEAKVVPPPPPAPSAEEKLLAEIRDLLKTNKSA
- a CDS encoding DUF481 domain-containing protein, producing MLPMHCVRYFRLSFLVGLVASMALAAAVAPAQAPAPAAAAAQAPAKKEGWNSEINAGLNLTRGNSKTLLVNGGILSEYIRNENELRLGLQGAYGESALTGNSASNKTEQTTVQNAKGTADYRRLFSERDYGYANGELMHDAIAGIDYRLIMGPGVGRYFLKSDLQKLSAEAGVAYVRQRREGDINNTVNLRVAQRYEIKFLEKSKLWESVELLPAFNDFSNYFINFEIGAEAPMAKDLSLRIVLQDQYNNRPARDKDKNDVQLIAGVAYKI